Proteins from a genomic interval of Rhipicephalus microplus isolate Deutch F79 chromosome 6, USDA_Rmic, whole genome shotgun sequence:
- the LOC142765063 gene encoding uncharacterized protein LOC142765063: MGGFDGRARTRTVERYDIKANQWSQVADMTEVRSDASAVAVHGRIYIAGGFTGTTVLDSVESYDPSTNVWTRIATMSSPRSGAKVVAHKDMLYIIGGYNGVTRLSSMEQLDVRRSHTSELPSMPHAKSNFAAVVLDGCIYVIGGFNGVTTVKLVERYDIGSRRWFTAPQLSTDCSASAACVVEDVADPASWI, encoded by the exons ATGGGCGGTTTCGACGGGCGTGCGCGTACCAGGACCGTTGAGCGCTATGACATCAAGGCGAACCAGTGGTCCCAGGTGGCGGACATGACCGAAGTCCGCAGCGACGCCAGCGCCGTAGCAGTTCACGGCCGCATCTACAT CGCTGGCGGCTTCACGGGTACCACGGTTCTGGACAGCGTCGAATCTTACGACCCGTCGACAAACGTCTGGACCCGTATTGCCACTATGTCATCTCCACGAAGCGGTGCTAAGGTGGTCGCTCACAAAGACATGTTGTACATCATTGGGGGCTACAATGGAGTCACGCGACTCTCCAGCA TGGAGCAGCTCGACGTCAGGAGAAGTCACACGTCTGAGCTACCCAGCATGCCCCACGCCAAAAGCAACTTCGCCGCCGTCGTCCTTGATGGCTGCATTTATGTCATCGGGGGTTTCAACG GTGTGACGACGGTGAAGCTTGTGGAAAGATACGACATTGGCAGCCGACGTTGGTTCACGGCTCCCCAGTTATCGACCGACTGCAGCGCCTCGGCCGCCTGCGTCGTTGAAGACGTCGCCGACCCGG CGTCGTGGATTTAG